The Candidatus Phaeomarinobacter ectocarpi genome includes a region encoding these proteins:
- a CDS encoding DUF459 domain-containing protein produces the protein MTHPPISGTIEPRVGDNLVGASVSRIEPIWHMVGLSVLRRAVIGTVVVAGLALGHALGFGSAALAQAIEPVQSANLPSITSSTTSLVETLPPPLADPALQEPALHEQGTPEAVEMAPIPDFVPEKRTGPLNVHVFGDSLGDGIWAGLYRKLPKADGYKVTKHSRVSTGLVRKDFYNWSKAVRQIVAKHRVDVAVVMIGTNDRQTIVEGGRHALRSQGWEAIYKARIDDMTQVLKDEGAEVYWVELPAMRSPRFGRDMKYFNTLFEERAVANGITYVPTWQRTLGSNGKYSAYGLDDKGRKRLMRTNDGIHFTMRGYVKMAGFVTAAMEEAARMEEVVPVVELPVEPVAVSPLIDPITGATIKAPVATAPLAPDQPVAPSVDQPDAPDAPGDQSAVSGTPQRSERAGVSEVASTIAGALSDLRGFVLPEPKPGRADDLRQPAE, from the coding sequence GTGACTCATCCGCCCATCTCGGGCACGATTGAGCCACGCGTGGGGGACAATCTTGTGGGGGCAAGTGTGAGCCGCATTGAGCCAATTTGGCACATGGTAGGGTTAAGCGTGTTGCGTAGAGCTGTGATTGGGACGGTTGTCGTTGCGGGCCTCGCCTTGGGCCATGCTTTGGGCTTTGGCAGCGCTGCGCTGGCACAGGCCATTGAGCCCGTGCAATCCGCCAATCTGCCCTCTATCACATCTTCGACTACTTCGTTGGTCGAGACGCTGCCGCCGCCTCTTGCAGACCCAGCTCTCCAGGAGCCTGCTCTCCACGAGCAGGGGACGCCTGAAGCGGTTGAAATGGCGCCCATTCCAGACTTTGTGCCTGAAAAGCGGACGGGTCCGCTCAATGTGCATGTTTTTGGGGATTCCCTGGGCGACGGCATCTGGGCCGGGCTCTATCGCAAATTGCCCAAGGCCGACGGCTACAAGGTCACCAAACATTCCCGCGTTTCGACCGGGCTGGTGCGCAAGGACTTTTACAACTGGTCGAAGGCGGTTCGGCAGATCGTTGCCAAGCATCGCGTCGATGTTGCGGTTGTGATGATCGGCACCAATGATCGGCAGACGATTGTTGAAGGCGGTCGCCATGCCCTGCGCTCGCAGGGCTGGGAAGCGATTTACAAAGCACGCATTGATGACATGACGCAGGTCCTCAAGGATGAGGGGGCGGAGGTCTACTGGGTCGAATTGCCGGCCATGCGCAGCCCGCGCTTTGGCCGCGACATGAAGTATTTCAATACGCTGTTCGAGGAGCGTGCTGTGGCCAATGGCATTACCTATGTGCCCACATGGCAGCGCACACTGGGCAGCAATGGCAAATACTCCGCATACGGCCTTGATGACAAAGGCCGCAAGCGGTTGATGCGGACCAATGACGGCATTCACTTCACCATGCGTGGCTACGTCAAGATGGCAGGCTTTGTGACCGCAGCCATGGAAGAAGCCGCCCGGATGGAAGAAGTCGTGCCGGTCGTCGAGCTGCCGGTTGAACCAGTGGCGGTCTCGCCGCTCATTGATCCCATTACCGGCGCCACTATCAAGGCCCCCGTGGCAACGGCCCCCTTAGCACCGGACCAGCCTGTCGCGCCAAGTGTTGATCAACCAGATGCGCCTGATGCGCCGGGGGATCAAAGTGCTGTCTCGGGCACGCCGCAGCGCTCCGAACGGGCGGGCGTATCAGAAGTGGCCTCCACCATTGCCGGGGCGCTGTCTGATCTGCGCGGATTTGTGCTTCCTGAGCCAAAGCCCGGCCGGGCGGATGATCTGCGCCAACCGGCTGAGTAA
- a CDS encoding efflux RND transporter periplasmic adaptor subunit has protein sequence MPIRNIVGIVIAVIVLGMIALAFMPQSVPADLVEVQRGALAVTVNEEGQTRVRDVYTVSAPVGGRVLRIGSEVGDPVTEQVTVVATIQPTDPSFLDARSLSRAEASEKAAEAAQTLAVADVTRAEAELEFAQSEFRRAQRLAAKGTVSQATLDRARLDLRTRAAAVDEAKAALQMRDFELENARATLIQPGEADSENIGGGSGCCVPVRSPVTGRVLRIIQESEAIVLPGAPLIEVGDDNDLEIVVDLLSEDAVRVTEGDRVAIEDWGGPVVLNGIVRRVEPFGFTKVSALGIEEQRVNVIIDFEDPPEAWSELGHGFRLDTRIFVWEAEDVLKLPVSALFRDGDAWVVFREADGEAVLTPVEIGRRNALEAEVVAGLEEGDRVVVHPSDRVVDGVSLEPRGLR, from the coding sequence ATGCCCATTCGTAACATTGTCGGCATTGTCATCGCGGTGATTGTTCTGGGGATGATTGCACTTGCGTTCATGCCGCAGTCGGTTCCAGCAGATCTCGTTGAGGTGCAACGCGGGGCGCTGGCTGTCACCGTTAACGAAGAAGGTCAGACACGGGTCCGGGATGTGTACACGGTGTCCGCGCCTGTGGGCGGCAGGGTGTTGCGCATCGGGTCTGAGGTGGGTGACCCGGTGACGGAACAGGTCACGGTCGTAGCGACAATTCAGCCGACGGACCCATCCTTTCTGGACGCGCGCTCGCTGAGCCGGGCGGAGGCCAGTGAGAAGGCAGCTGAGGCTGCGCAGACCCTGGCTGTGGCGGATGTGACGCGGGCGGAAGCTGAGCTTGAGTTCGCCCAGTCGGAGTTCCGGCGCGCACAGCGGCTGGCAGCCAAAGGCACGGTGTCACAGGCTACACTTGATCGTGCCCGGCTTGATCTACGCACCCGAGCGGCCGCTGTGGATGAAGCCAAAGCAGCCTTGCAGATGCGGGACTTTGAACTGGAAAATGCCCGCGCCACTCTCATCCAGCCGGGGGAAGCCGACTCTGAAAACATCGGCGGTGGTTCCGGCTGTTGTGTGCCGGTGCGCTCGCCGGTGACGGGCCGCGTCCTGCGGATCATTCAGGAGAGCGAAGCCATCGTGCTGCCGGGTGCACCGCTGATCGAAGTGGGCGATGACAATGATCTGGAGATCGTGGTCGATCTTCTGTCTGAGGATGCAGTGCGCGTTACCGAAGGCGATCGGGTGGCGATTGAAGACTGGGGCGGGCCGGTGGTGCTCAACGGCATTGTGCGACGTGTGGAGCCGTTCGGGTTCACCAAGGTGTCGGCGCTGGGTATTGAAGAGCAGCGGGTGAATGTGATCATCGACTTCGAGGACCCGCCGGAAGCATGGTCGGAGCTTGGCCATGGATTTCGCCTCGATACGCGCATTTTTGTCTGGGAAGCCGAAGACGTGCTGAAGCTGCCCGTCAGCGCCCTGTTTCGCGATGGGGACGCCTGGGTCGTGTTTCGGGAGGCAGACGGTGAGGCGGTGCTGACACCGGTTGAGATCGGTCGCCGAAATGCTCTGGAGGCGGAGGTTGTGGCTGGCCTTGAGGAGGGGGACCGGGTGGTTGTTCATCCAAGCGACAGGGTTGTGGACGGCGTTTCGCTGGAACCCCGCGGTTTACGTTAA
- a CDS encoding ABC transporter permease, with the protein MFHTLLHPLDKKVLRELWRVRGQALAIAAVIGAGVAVLVMMYGMLASLDATRAAYYERYRFADIWVPVKRAPENLKADIARINGVASVETRIFVDVTLDVPGMVEPATGRMISIPEAGRPAINDVVLRAGRWPEPNHPREVLADQSFMDAHGFTPGSEVAAIINGRKRTLTVVGVVLSPEFVYAIAPGELMPDAKRFGILWMNRDALAAAYDLDGAFNEALIRLLRDANRSDVIDEVDALTDRYGGGGAYDRDDQISDAFLTSEMDQLRNFGAVLPPIFLVVAAFLLNVVIGRMIETEREQIGLLKAFGYSNWAVGVHYLKFVGVLTGIGVFAGIAGGAWMGRGMAGMYTEYFKFPFLYYKADPAVFALGAGISVLAAFLGTLAAVRRAALLPPAVAMRPAPPTRYGQALIERLLPRRMTDQPTRMILRHIGRWPVRSGMTVTGIAVAIGLLIGSSFALDSMDFMIDVNFFQAERQTMTVIFEGPRHYDAVRAVDGLPGIMATEPFRMVGVRMVKGPREKRVSITGLVQEPQISRVLDADQQPVVLPESGVLLSDYLARLLGAREGDMLTVEVLEGRRPVLSLPVARVVESYIGLNAYMHLPALNAVMQEGHAVSGAYILNDSAYQDALYRELKDTPAVAGVTLQRKAVQTFRDTVDESFSTMVIFNAVFAGFIAIGVVYNAARISLAERARELASLRVLGFSRAEVAYILLGELALLTVLALLPGCLFGFGLAHLIGTLGMETELFRVPVIIAPSTYGFSILVVLAASFVSSLIVGRRVARLDLISVLKTRD; encoded by the coding sequence ATGTTTCACACATTGCTGCATCCGCTGGACAAGAAAGTGCTTCGCGAGTTGTGGCGGGTGCGCGGCCAGGCGCTGGCTATTGCAGCGGTCATTGGCGCCGGTGTGGCTGTGCTGGTGATGATGTACGGGATGCTGGCCTCACTGGATGCCACGCGTGCGGCCTATTACGAGCGCTATCGATTTGCTGACATCTGGGTGCCAGTGAAGCGTGCCCCTGAAAACCTCAAGGCTGATATTGCGCGCATCAACGGCGTGGCGTCGGTTGAGACCCGCATTTTTGTCGATGTCACCCTGGATGTGCCGGGGATGGTGGAACCGGCAACCGGGCGGATGATCTCCATTCCAGAAGCCGGAAGACCAGCCATAAATGATGTGGTGCTGCGGGCGGGGCGGTGGCCTGAACCGAACCATCCACGTGAAGTGCTGGCTGATCAAAGCTTTATGGATGCCCATGGCTTTACACCGGGCAGTGAAGTGGCGGCGATCATCAATGGGCGCAAGCGTACCCTGACGGTGGTTGGCGTCGTACTCAGTCCGGAGTTTGTCTACGCCATAGCGCCGGGTGAATTGATGCCCGACGCCAAGCGCTTTGGCATTTTGTGGATGAACCGTGATGCGCTTGCGGCCGCCTATGACCTGGATGGTGCCTTCAATGAAGCGCTGATCAGACTGCTGCGAGACGCCAACAGGTCTGATGTGATTGACGAAGTGGACGCGCTGACAGACCGCTATGGCGGAGGCGGGGCATATGACCGGGACGACCAGATTTCAGATGCCTTCTTGACCAGTGAGATGGACCAGCTGCGTAATTTCGGCGCGGTGTTGCCGCCGATATTTCTGGTGGTGGCAGCATTTCTGCTCAATGTCGTGATCGGGCGCATGATTGAGACAGAACGCGAGCAGATTGGGTTGCTCAAGGCGTTTGGCTATTCCAACTGGGCTGTTGGCGTTCACTACCTCAAATTTGTCGGCGTGTTGACGGGCATCGGTGTTTTTGCGGGCATTGCCGGAGGCGCCTGGATGGGGCGTGGTATGGCCGGGATGTATACGGAGTATTTCAAGTTCCCCTTCCTCTACTATAAAGCAGACCCGGCTGTTTTTGCGCTTGGGGCGGGCATCAGTGTGCTTGCAGCCTTTTTGGGAACACTGGCTGCGGTGCGCCGTGCGGCGTTGTTGCCACCTGCGGTTGCCATGCGGCCTGCGCCGCCGACGCGGTATGGGCAGGCGTTGATTGAAAGACTACTGCCCCGGCGGATGACCGATCAGCCAACCCGCATGATCCTGCGCCATATTGGCCGGTGGCCTGTGCGCTCGGGCATGACTGTCACCGGGATTGCTGTCGCTATTGGATTGTTGATCGGCTCGAGTTTTGCGCTCGACTCGATGGATTTCATGATCGACGTGAATTTCTTTCAAGCTGAGCGGCAAACGATGACGGTGATTTTCGAGGGGCCGCGTCACTACGATGCGGTGCGTGCTGTGGATGGGCTTCCCGGCATCATGGCAACGGAGCCGTTTCGGATGGTGGGTGTGCGCATGGTCAAGGGGCCCCGCGAGAAGCGGGTCTCGATTACGGGTCTTGTGCAGGAGCCCCAGATTTCCCGTGTCCTGGACGCTGACCAGCAACCTGTGGTGCTGCCGGAGTCCGGCGTGCTGCTGAGCGACTATCTCGCCCGCCTTCTTGGCGCGCGTGAAGGAGACATGCTGACGGTGGAGGTGCTGGAGGGGCGTCGCCCTGTTTTGTCGCTTCCTGTTGCGCGCGTTGTGGAAAGCTATATCGGGCTCAATGCCTATATGCATCTGCCGGCTCTCAATGCCGTGATGCAGGAGGGGCATGCGGTGTCCGGCGCTTACATTCTCAATGACAGCGCATATCAGGACGCATTGTACCGCGAGCTCAAGGATACGCCTGCTGTGGCGGGGGTGACGTTGCAGCGCAAGGCGGTTCAGACGTTCCGTGACACGGTGGATGAGAGTTTCTCCACCATGGTCATCTTCAATGCCGTGTTTGCCGGCTTTATCGCAATCGGCGTTGTTTACAACGCCGCGCGGATTTCGCTGGCTGAGCGTGCGCGGGAACTTGCCAGTCTCCGTGTGCTGGGATTCAGCCGGGCAGAGGTGGCGTATATTCTATTAGGTGAGTTGGCACTGCTGACGGTTCTGGCATTGCTGCCGGGCTGTCTTTTTGGATTTGGGCTGGCGCATCTCATTGGCACGCTTGGCATGGAGACGGAATTGTTCCGGGTGCCTGTCATCATTGCACCGTCGACATACGGTTTTTCAATTCTTGTCGTGCTGGCGGCGTCTTTTGTCTCCAGCCTTATTGTTGGCCGCCGAGTGGCGCGGCTTGATCTTATTTCAGTTCTAAAGACGAGGGATTAG
- a CDS encoding ABC transporter ATP-binding protein, producing MGTPAISGDPKPQITFQTKGITKVYDTGDVQVHALRGVDLALYEGEFAVLLGPSGSGKSTLLNILGGLDQPTDGQVWFRNQELTAASERELTRYRRDNVGFVFQFYNLVPSLTARENVELVTEIARSPMDAREALDIVGLKERVDHFPAQLSGGEQQRVAIARAIAKRPDVLLCDEPTGALDSQTGVIVLEAIERVNAELGTTTAVITHNASIADMAHRVVSFADGAIARVVVNDARKPARDITW from the coding sequence ATGGGAACACCGGCAATAAGCGGCGACCCGAAACCGCAGATTACCTTTCAGACCAAGGGCATAACCAAGGTCTATGACACTGGCGACGTGCAGGTCCATGCGCTGCGTGGTGTCGACTTGGCGCTCTATGAAGGCGAATTCGCCGTCCTGCTGGGCCCTTCGGGGAGCGGCAAATCGACACTGCTCAATATTCTGGGCGGGTTGGATCAGCCAACGGACGGGCAGGTGTGGTTTCGCAATCAGGAACTCACAGCCGCGTCTGAACGCGAGTTGACGCGGTACCGCCGCGACAATGTGGGTTTCGTTTTTCAATTCTACAATCTGGTGCCCAGCCTGACTGCGCGTGAAAACGTGGAGCTGGTGACGGAAATTGCGCGCAGCCCGATGGATGCCCGAGAAGCGCTGGACATTGTCGGACTCAAGGAGAGGGTCGATCACTTCCCAGCGCAGTTGTCAGGCGGTGAGCAGCAACGCGTCGCCATTGCCCGTGCCATCGCAAAACGGCCGGATGTTCTGTTATGTGATGAGCCGACAGGCGCGCTCGACTCCCAGACGGGTGTCATTGTGCTGGAGGCCATTGAACGGGTAAATGCGGAACTTGGCACCACGACCGCAGTGATTACGCACAACGCCTCGATTGCAGATATGGCGCACCGGGTGGTGAGCTTTGCCGACGGTGCCATTGCCCGTGTGGTGGTCAATGATGCGCGCAAGCCAGCGCGCGACATCACCTGGTAG
- a CDS encoding VWA domain-containing protein, with the protein MMTNFVDALRAADLQVSPAETLDAMEAADLVGFGDRALLKDTLALSLAKTPDEKQSFDEAFDRFFSFETMENATGQSAEDGEDQEQQEAGDGSQDADGEDSGEGDGDEADAEGESDASESASASGGQPSGSGEGGATDKPQSGDVNDTEYEDANLNQTLMEMLEAGDRTSLSMAIARAGEQVGIRNIRFFTQRGLYGRRIMERIGLQEITDQIIEAERAEGVGGPQVKALKGMREMLRQDVDDYVERNLQLHAQNEGKRLREEVLESVRLTNVDIRDFKMMQQLVRKMSKKLVSVHSRRKKKARRGHLDVRRTIRHNIAFDGLMFDTHWKRRKVDKPDVMAICDVSGSVATVSRFLLMFLYSLGEVLPNVRSFAFSGHLGEVTNLFETLDLEQAIPLIQRDYGGGSTDYGASLQDFSNLALNDIDNKTTVILMGDARSNFSNPRADIMKLIYQRARRVIILNPEPEGIWGTGDSEMLKLKPFCHKAQTCGSLKDLERVVDDILRTAV; encoded by the coding sequence ATGATGACAAATTTTGTCGATGCGTTGCGTGCGGCGGACCTGCAGGTCTCCCCGGCGGAAACGCTGGACGCCATGGAAGCGGCTGACCTTGTGGGGTTTGGAGATCGGGCGCTGCTGAAGGACACGCTGGCACTGTCACTGGCGAAGACGCCGGACGAGAAGCAGTCGTTTGATGAAGCGTTTGACCGGTTCTTCTCGTTTGAGACGATGGAGAATGCGACCGGGCAGTCTGCCGAGGATGGTGAGGACCAGGAGCAGCAGGAGGCCGGGGACGGGTCTCAGGATGCTGACGGCGAAGACAGTGGTGAGGGTGATGGGGACGAGGCTGACGCCGAGGGCGAAAGTGATGCCTCTGAAAGTGCGTCTGCGTCCGGCGGCCAGCCATCGGGCTCGGGCGAAGGCGGTGCGACGGACAAGCCGCAGAGTGGCGACGTCAATGACACCGAGTATGAAGACGCCAACCTCAATCAGACATTGATGGAGATGCTTGAGGCTGGTGATCGCACGTCGCTCTCCATGGCGATTGCGCGCGCTGGTGAACAGGTGGGTATACGGAACATTCGCTTCTTCACGCAGCGGGGTCTTTATGGCCGGCGGATCATGGAGCGCATCGGGCTGCAGGAAATCACCGATCAGATTATTGAAGCTGAACGGGCCGAGGGCGTTGGCGGTCCGCAGGTAAAAGCCCTCAAGGGCATGCGCGAGATGCTGCGCCAGGACGTGGACGACTATGTGGAGCGCAACCTGCAGCTCCACGCGCAGAACGAAGGCAAGCGCCTGCGCGAAGAAGTGCTGGAAAGCGTGCGGCTCACGAATGTGGACATTCGCGACTTCAAGATGATGCAGCAGCTCGTGCGCAAGATGTCGAAGAAGCTGGTGTCCGTGCATTCGCGCCGCAAGAAGAAGGCGCGCCGGGGGCATCTGGATGTGCGCCGGACGATCCGGCACAACATCGCCTTTGATGGGTTGATGTTTGACACCCACTGGAAGCGCCGCAAGGTGGACAAGCCGGATGTGATGGCGATCTGCGACGTATCAGGCTCTGTTGCCACGGTGTCGCGCTTCTTGCTGATGTTCCTGTATTCGCTGGGCGAAGTGCTGCCTAATGTGCGGTCGTTTGCTTTCTCGGGACATCTTGGCGAAGTGACGAACCTGTTTGAGACGCTGGATCTGGAACAGGCCATTCCGCTCATCCAGCGCGACTATGGTGGTGGCTCGACGGACTACGGTGCGTCGTTGCAGGATTTTTCAAATCTGGCGCTCAATGACATCGACAACAAGACTACGGTCATCTTGATGGGGGATGCCCGGTCGAATTTCAGCAATCCGCGGGCAGATATCATGAAGCTGATTTATCAGCGCGCGCGGCGTGTCATCATTCTCAACCCGGAGCCGGAAGGTATCTGGGGGACGGGTGACAGCGAGATGCTGAAGCTCAAGCCGTTCTGCCACAAGGCACAGACCTGCGGATCGCTCAAGGATCTTGAGCGCGTCGTCGACGACATCTTGCGCACGGCGGTTTAA